From Pseudodesulfovibrio sp. S3, the proteins below share one genomic window:
- the modA gene encoding molybdate ABC transporter substrate-binding protein encodes MKRLVVFILVFSLCLSSGAFAADLLIAQAANFTPVMKEIIPAFEKATGLTVQATYASTGKLYGQIISDAPFDVFLAADQKRPDKLYADGLAQEPFVYAKGQVVLWTSEKSLCGQNWKAAVQNPAVKKVAIANTETAPYGTSAMKAMQAVGIWDTMQPKLVFGQSISQVFQFASTGAADVGLCAYSSVFTDEGKKGCFVVVDEAPPVIQAACILKSAHNPEGAAKFVEFLSTPEVQALKQKYGYK; translated from the coding sequence ATGAAACGGTTAGTTGTATTTATTCTTGTTTTTTCACTGTGTCTGTCTTCGGGGGCATTCGCCGCTGATCTTTTGATTGCCCAGGCCGCCAACTTCACCCCGGTCATGAAGGAAATCATCCCCGCCTTTGAAAAGGCCACCGGGCTGACGGTGCAGGCCACCTACGCCTCAACGGGAAAGCTCTACGGGCAGATCATCAGCGATGCACCGTTTGACGTTTTCTTGGCTGCTGACCAGAAGCGTCCCGACAAGCTGTATGCCGACGGTCTCGCTCAGGAACCTTTTGTTTATGCCAAGGGGCAGGTGGTCCTTTGGACAAGTGAAAAGTCTTTGTGCGGACAGAATTGGAAGGCCGCTGTGCAGAATCCGGCAGTGAAGAAAGTCGCCATCGCCAATACGGAAACAGCGCCTTACGGTACTTCGGCCATGAAGGCCATGCAGGCCGTCGGCATATGGGACACTATGCAGCCCAAGCTCGTCTTCGGGCAGTCCATATCCCAGGTGTTCCAGTTCGCATCGACCGGTGCTGCGGATGTCGGTCTGTGCGCCTATTCCTCGGTCTTTACGGATGAAGGCAAAAAGGGGTGCTTCGTTGTCGTGGATGAAGCCCCGCCCGTCATTCAGGCAGCCTGCATCCTCAAGTCCGCACACAACCCGGAAGGGGCTGCCAAGTTCGTCGAGTTTCTTTCGACGCCTGAAGTCCAAGCCCTCAAACAGAAGTACGGATACAAATAA
- a CDS encoding HlyD family efflux transporter periplasmic adaptor subunit: MPIRDACFIPGHGAGKQGGSTGAYWCISKTRTPVVTDGPETRQLRGGSVTHKTGPWLTGIAILVVLGGAGAMYWMNLDKIEEGFAEGNGRIEATEIDVATKWGGRVAEILVDEGDYLEAGVVVARMDMQAEMAQVAEAKANKAKAESALETAKAQVYQRQAEVATAKADLARQQSQLNVTSKSDQRIQTLIKSGVISQQDADNSQGDLQTAYAAYQAAQAQIKAAQAAVEAAKSQVAQAEANINAAQAVVDRLEQTLDDAVLRAPKPGRVQYRVVEPGEVVGAGGKVVSLVDLTDVYMTFFLPETEAGRTAMGGEVRVILDAAPQYVIPANISFVASVAQFTPKAVETRDERQKLMFRIKARIKPDLLRRYAKYVKTGLPGMAYVRIDQDKAWPDRLAVNLPQETK, from the coding sequence ATGCCCATTCGGGATGCGTGCTTCATCCCCGGCCATGGTGCGGGCAAACAAGGCGGTTCCACGGGAGCATACTGGTGCATTTCGAAGACCAGGACGCCCGTGGTGACAGATGGACCCGAAACGCGACAACTGAGAGGTGGTTCCGTGACGCATAAGACCGGCCCGTGGCTGACGGGCATCGCTATATTGGTCGTCCTGGGTGGCGCTGGCGCCATGTACTGGATGAACCTGGACAAGATCGAGGAAGGGTTTGCCGAGGGCAATGGCCGCATTGAGGCTACGGAGATCGACGTGGCCACCAAGTGGGGTGGCCGGGTGGCCGAAATCCTGGTGGACGAGGGCGACTACCTGGAGGCGGGCGTCGTGGTGGCGCGCATGGACATGCAGGCCGAGATGGCCCAGGTGGCCGAGGCCAAGGCCAACAAGGCCAAGGCCGAGAGCGCCCTGGAAACGGCCAAGGCTCAAGTCTACCAGCGTCAGGCCGAGGTGGCCACGGCCAAGGCGGACCTCGCCCGGCAACAGAGCCAGTTGAACGTGACCAGCAAGAGCGATCAGCGCATCCAGACCCTGATCAAGAGTGGAGTGATCTCCCAGCAGGACGCGGACAACAGCCAGGGCGATCTGCAAACGGCCTACGCGGCCTACCAGGCGGCCCAGGCACAGATCAAGGCGGCCCAAGCCGCCGTCGAGGCGGCCAAAAGCCAGGTCGCCCAGGCCGAAGCGAACATCAACGCGGCCCAAGCCGTGGTGGACCGGCTGGAACAGACCCTTGATGACGCCGTGTTGCGCGCACCCAAGCCGGGCCGCGTCCAGTACCGCGTGGTCGAACCCGGCGAGGTGGTCGGGGCGGGAGGCAAAGTGGTCAGCCTGGTGGACCTGACCGATGTGTACATGACCTTTTTTCTGCCCGAGACCGAAGCCGGACGGACGGCCATGGGCGGCGAAGTGCGCGTCATCTTGGACGCCGCACCGCAGTATGTCATTCCCGCCAACATTTCCTTCGTGGCCAGCGTGGCCCAGTTTACACCCAAGGCCGTTGAGACCCGCGACGAGCGCCAAAAGCTCATGTTTCGCATTAAGGCCCGCATCAAGCCCGACCTGCTCAGGCGCTACGCCAAGTATG
- the modB gene encoding molybdate ABC transporter permease subunit, translating to MDWSPLLLSAKLAFWTMLLIPVFASPLASLLAFGKFRGKSLLDSVITLPMVMPPTVLGFALLVVMGPRGAAGALWEDMTGERLVFSFAGILIASLIFNLPFAVQPLRASLEKLDPRLLESAAILGLSPVATFFRIVLPNCLGGLAAASILVFAHSLGEFGVILMVGGSIPGETQVASIAIFEAVESLRFNDAFLMSAALVPVCFAVLMIINKINARQS from the coding sequence ATGGATTGGTCTCCGCTCCTTCTCTCGGCAAAACTGGCGTTTTGGACCATGCTGCTGATTCCCGTTTTCGCTTCTCCGCTGGCGAGTCTGCTGGCGTTCGGAAAGTTCAGGGGAAAAAGTCTGCTCGATTCCGTCATCACGCTGCCCATGGTCATGCCGCCAACGGTTTTAGGGTTTGCCCTGTTGGTGGTCATGGGGCCGAGAGGGGCGGCTGGGGCTTTGTGGGAAGATATGACCGGGGAAAGGTTGGTTTTCAGCTTCGCGGGTATTCTGATTGCGTCGTTGATTTTCAATCTGCCCTTTGCGGTCCAGCCCTTGCGGGCTTCCCTCGAGAAGCTTGATCCGAGGTTGCTTGAAAGCGCGGCCATTCTCGGCCTGTCGCCGGTCGCGACTTTTTTTCGGATTGTCCTGCCGAACTGCCTGGGAGGATTGGCCGCCGCATCCATACTCGTGTTTGCGCACAGCCTTGGCGAGTTCGGCGTTATTCTCATGGTGGGCGGCAGTATTCCCGGAGAGACGCAGGTGGCGTCCATCGCCATTTTCGAGGCAGTGGAGTCCCTTCGATTCAACGATGCCTTCCTCATGTCCGCCGCGTTGGTTCCGGTCTGTTTCGCGGTGCTCATGATAATCAACAAGATCAATGCGAGGCAATCGTGA
- a CDS encoding AEC family transporter, producing MMENFLLLGVCFLLGIGLRVSGVVDEKGPSVLNAIIIYMSLPALALLHVHELPLGPELILPAAMAWIVFGVGYAFFMLVGRRLGMDKKTIACLILTAGLGNTSFVGLPMIEAFFGPEYLGVGVLCDMAGTFMALAIPGIILAAKVSGQDVNGRELARKVLLFPPFLAIVFGFAMHPVPYPEWVAGILSRLGSTLSPLALLSVGLTLRFSAIKGNGRDLVIGLTYKLILAPVLIFVLYIWGVGADDVIAKVTVFESAMGPMITGGIIAMTYGLRPSLAATIVGVGILLSFMTLPVWYLVLMAV from the coding sequence ATGATGGAGAATTTCCTGTTGCTGGGCGTTTGCTTTTTGTTGGGTATCGGTCTGCGGGTATCCGGTGTCGTCGACGAGAAGGGGCCGTCCGTCCTGAACGCGATCATCATTTACATGTCTCTGCCCGCCCTGGCTTTGCTTCATGTGCACGAATTGCCTTTGGGGCCCGAATTGATCCTGCCTGCGGCCATGGCCTGGATAGTCTTCGGCGTAGGCTATGCTTTTTTCATGCTCGTTGGCCGCAGGTTGGGGATGGACAAGAAAACCATCGCCTGCCTGATCCTGACCGCGGGTCTCGGTAATACCTCCTTTGTGGGGCTGCCCATGATCGAGGCGTTCTTTGGTCCCGAATACCTGGGCGTGGGCGTATTGTGCGATATGGCGGGCACATTCATGGCCTTGGCCATCCCAGGCATCATTCTGGCCGCCAAGGTGTCGGGGCAGGATGTGAACGGACGGGAGCTTGCCAGGAAGGTTCTGCTGTTTCCACCGTTCCTGGCCATTGTATTCGGTTTCGCCATGCACCCAGTGCCGTACCCTGAATGGGTGGCCGGCATCCTGTCCCGGCTGGGTTCGACCCTCAGCCCCCTTGCCCTGCTGTCCGTGGGCCTGACGCTGCGGTTCAGTGCCATCAAGGGCAATGGCCGGGATCTGGTCATCGGTCTGACCTATAAGCTGATCCTGGCTCCGGTCCTGATCTTTGTCCTGTATATCTGGGGCGTTGGTGCCGACGATGTCATCGCCAAGGTGACGGTCTTCGAATCGGCCATGGGACCGATGATCACCGGGGGCATCATTGCCATGACCTATGGCCTTCGTCCCTCTCTGGCTGCGACCATAGTCGGCGTGGGGATACTGCTTTCCTTCATGACGCTGCCGGTCTGGTACTTGGTGCTCATGGCCGTGTAG
- a CDS encoding ATP-binding cassette domain-containing protein yields MLSVDITKRLKHFDLELGFSCAPGELTAVIGPSGAGKTTLVRLLAGLEKPDSGRITFGETVWADTDARVFVPARKRGLSLVFQDYTLFPHLNIRKNVAFAAPNPERVEELMDMFGIRHLAASKPASISGGERQRAAFCQALAREPVLLLLDEPFSALDVANRRNLRSCLKELKSELNIPILHVTHDLEEAVFLGDTIMAVENGSEAPDWLQRQSLLSQEAVATPGFQGPDHEERRSCEQEKGYALNRALQGCG; encoded by the coding sequence ATGCTGAGTGTGGATATTACCAAACGACTGAAGCATTTTGATCTGGAGTTGGGCTTTTCCTGCGCTCCAGGTGAGTTGACAGCAGTGATCGGCCCGTCAGGCGCCGGGAAAACCACACTCGTCAGGTTGCTTGCAGGGTTGGAGAAGCCGGATTCCGGGCGGATCACCTTTGGCGAAACCGTCTGGGCCGACACCGATGCACGTGTGTTCGTTCCGGCCCGGAAACGGGGGCTGAGCCTGGTCTTTCAGGATTACACCCTGTTCCCGCATCTCAATATCCGCAAGAATGTGGCTTTTGCCGCGCCAAATCCGGAACGGGTCGAGGAACTCATGGACATGTTCGGCATCCGGCACCTTGCGGCAAGCAAACCAGCCTCGATCTCCGGTGGCGAGCGCCAACGGGCCGCCTTTTGTCAGGCCCTTGCCCGCGAACCTGTCCTGTTGCTGCTTGACGAACCCTTTTCCGCCCTTGATGTGGCAAATCGCAGGAATCTGAGGAGCTGTCTCAAGGAATTGAAAAGTGAACTGAATATTCCCATTCTTCACGTGACCCACGACCTGGAGGAAGCCGTGTTTCTCGGCGACACCATCATGGCCGTGGAGAATGGTTCGGAAGCCCCGGATTGGTTGCAAAGGCAGAGCTTGTTGAGTCAGGAGGCCGTTGCAACTCCAGGATTCCAGGGGCCGGACCATGAGGAAAGACGGAGTTGCGAACAGGAAAAGGGCTACGCCCTCAACCGGGCGCTTCAGGGCTGCGGTTGA
- a CDS encoding cyanophycin synthetase produces the protein MRPVTHFKDYSQLSKYLDGLGLFHMDLTLDRMQRFWMAHGMPTLPVVHIVGTNGKGSTVAFFSSLARAHGLKVGSFTSPHFLSPRERVQVNRRMLSEKDWVELANDILSVPGGDSLTYFEFQTCLAMLAFRRAEVDVAIMEAGLGGRYDATNVFRPGLTLFTPMGMDHEKVLGSTLAEIARDKAGALREGGQGLTGFQEAEAMIELETRAEAVRARLIHAVDVAEPVRNLKLGLKGIHQTVNAHLALAGWRWFAATHGVKSSYQGEVFGLESAFLPGRFQLAEVAGRAILLDGAHNAHAMVALKAALEAEDMKPDSMIFTCLKDKDLTAMLPLVRELTAGPILVPAMKNERARDNRELAAEIGSRAVALDSMETALAAGSECSGTTLVCGSLYLLAEFYTLYPRLLTP, from the coding sequence ATGAGGCCTGTGACACACTTTAAAGATTATTCCCAACTGTCGAAATACCTGGACGGGCTTGGCCTGTTCCACATGGACCTGACCCTGGACCGGATGCAGCGCTTCTGGATGGCGCACGGTATGCCTACCCTACCCGTTGTGCATATTGTCGGAACCAACGGCAAGGGGTCCACCGTCGCCTTTTTCAGCTCTTTGGCCCGTGCCCACGGGCTCAAGGTCGGCTCTTTCACTTCGCCCCATTTCCTTTCGCCAAGGGAACGGGTGCAGGTCAACCGACGAATGCTCTCCGAAAAGGATTGGGTGGAATTGGCCAATGACATCCTGTCCGTGCCGGGCGGTGATTCTCTGACCTATTTCGAATTTCAGACCTGTCTTGCCATGCTTGCCTTCCGGCGTGCGGAGGTGGACGTGGCCATCATGGAGGCCGGATTGGGCGGTCGCTACGACGCCACCAATGTCTTTCGGCCCGGCCTGACCTTGTTCACGCCCATGGGGATGGATCATGAAAAGGTGCTTGGTTCGACCCTTGCGGAGATCGCCCGCGACAAGGCCGGCGCTCTCCGTGAGGGAGGGCAGGGGCTGACCGGATTCCAGGAGGCTGAGGCCATGATCGAGCTGGAAACCAGGGCAGAGGCGGTCAGGGCACGGCTTATTCATGCCGTGGATGTGGCTGAGCCGGTACGCAACCTCAAGCTGGGCCTCAAGGGTATTCATCAGACGGTCAATGCCCATCTTGCTCTGGCCGGTTGGCGCTGGTTTGCGGCCACCCATGGGGTCAAGAGCAGTTATCAGGGGGAGGTCTTCGGCCTGGAGAGTGCCTTTCTGCCCGGACGGTTTCAGTTGGCGGAAGTGGCTGGCCGGGCCATCCTTTTGGATGGAGCCCACAACGCCCATGCCATGGTCGCCCTGAAGGCCGCCCTTGAAGCGGAAGACATGAAGCCCGACAGCATGATTTTCACCTGCCTGAAAGACAAGGATTTGACAGCCATGCTGCCGTTGGTCCGTGAACTGACAGCGGGACCGATACTGGTCCCGGCCATGAAGAATGAGCGTGCACGGGATAATCGGGAATTGGCGGCGGAGATAGGAAGCCGGGCCGTTGCGCTGGACTCCATGGAAACGGCCCTTGCAGCGGGGTCTGAATGCTCGGGAACGACGCTGGTTTGCGGGTCCTTGTATTTGTTGGCGGAGTTTTATACCCTGTATCCTCGTTTACTCACCCCTTAG
- the selA gene encoding L-seryl-tRNA(Sec) selenium transferase → MSTFFRQLPSVDEVLSMLCDADGFRDLPRPLVKNLVNEFLDICREEIRSGAIVDAGQLALEALGPRLVAYVRAKSRPHFRRVLNATGVVIHTNLGRSLLAKSAIAAVVEACGHYSNCEFDLSTGQRGSRYSHVEKLLCDITGAEAALVVNNNAAAVFIMLETLAKGQEVIVSRGQLVEIGGSFRIPDVMTKSGAILREVGATNRTHVHDYENAVNDLTGALMRVHTSNFRVVGFTKEVSLPEMRALGDRYGLPVIEDLGSGSLCSLEGAGLLGEPTVQQVVAQGADVVSFSGDKVLGGPQAGVIVGRKEYIDRIKMNPVNRAMRIDKMTLAALEATLRLYLDMDLARRQVPTLRMITASEEALKSKARRLADAVRDALGDRVSVGLQKGASRVGGGAFPEYDLPGTMVTVAVENISAGDLRDALLDTDPPLVARIEDDVFLLDPRTLASTELKLVAEALKQAVAALTES, encoded by the coding sequence ATGAGCACATTTTTCAGGCAACTGCCGTCCGTGGACGAAGTCCTTTCCATGCTTTGTGACGCTGACGGATTCAGGGACCTGCCTCGTCCGCTGGTCAAGAACCTTGTCAATGAATTCCTGGACATCTGCCGCGAGGAGATACGCTCCGGGGCCATCGTCGATGCCGGACAGCTTGCCCTGGAAGCGCTTGGTCCGAGGCTTGTCGCCTATGTCAGGGCCAAGTCCCGCCCCCATTTCCGGCGGGTTCTCAATGCCACGGGTGTGGTCATTCATACCAATCTGGGGCGGTCCCTGTTGGCCAAATCGGCCATCGCGGCCGTGGTTGAGGCATGCGGCCATTATTCGAACTGCGAATTCGACCTGTCCACCGGGCAGCGCGGCAGCAGATACTCCCATGTGGAAAAGCTTCTGTGTGATATTACCGGCGCTGAAGCCGCTTTGGTGGTCAACAACAACGCGGCCGCCGTGTTCATCATGCTGGAGACCCTGGCCAAGGGGCAGGAAGTGATCGTTTCTCGTGGCCAGCTGGTCGAGATCGGCGGTTCGTTCCGCATTCCGGACGTGATGACCAAGTCCGGGGCCATCCTGCGCGAAGTCGGCGCCACCAACCGGACGCATGTGCATGATTATGAGAATGCCGTCAACGACCTGACCGGCGCGCTCATGCGGGTGCATACTTCCAATTTTCGGGTGGTCGGGTTCACCAAGGAAGTCAGCCTGCCGGAGATGCGGGCGTTGGGCGACAGATACGGCCTGCCGGTCATCGAGGATCTGGGCAGCGGCTCCCTGTGTTCCCTGGAAGGGGCGGGTTTGCTCGGCGAACCCACGGTTCAGCAGGTGGTGGCCCAGGGAGCGGACGTGGTTTCGTTCTCCGGTGACAAGGTGCTCGGCGGTCCCCAGGCGGGCGTCATAGTCGGACGCAAGGAGTATATTGATCGTATCAAGATGAATCCGGTCAACCGGGCCATGCGCATCGACAAGATGACCCTGGCCGCCCTGGAGGCCACGTTGCGGCTCTATCTCGACATGGACCTGGCCCGGCGTCAGGTGCCGACCCTGAGGATGATCACCGCTTCGGAGGAGGCTCTGAAGAGCAAGGCACGGCGTTTGGCCGACGCGGTTCGGGATGCCCTTGGCGACCGGGTGTCCGTAGGGCTGCAAAAGGGAGCCTCCCGGGTGGGCGGCGGCGCCTTTCCTGAATATGACCTGCCCGGCACCATGGTGACCGTGGCTGTCGAGAATATTTCCGCGGGTGATCTGAGGGATGCCCTGTTGGATACTGATCCTCCCCTGGTGGCCCGGATCGAGGATGATGTCTTTCTCCTGGACCCGCGCACCCTGGCTTCAACCGAACTCAAGCTGGTCGCCGAAGCCCTGAAACAGGCCGTGGCCGCCTTGACCGAATCATAA
- a CDS encoding mechanosensitive ion channel domain-containing protein, producing METVSFAAWSARIGLAIVILAGIVWGWSSTRKARDSNASLKKALSDSLKKRGRTLAPFAGIVLLLVILVPIAGLEGKTAAMVSTLLSILLILLAGWTGTMVVYLLSDMTECRYDTSVKDNLEARQVRTKVKVLQRIIVILIWLLTTACILMLFDQFKMLGGTLLASAGVASLVLGFSAQKTLGAMVAGLQVALSHPINLDDVVIVEGEWGRIEEITFTYVVVKTWDLRRLIVPITYFLETPFQNWTKKNADIIGSVFIHADYTVQLEPLREELNRLCIQAKPLWDGKTCVLQVTDAGPETLTLRAIVSSPDASSAWDLRCLLREALVEYMRTQYPEWLPKRRISIPEEREQITGRKSE from the coding sequence ATGGAAACCGTTAGTTTTGCGGCATGGTCGGCGAGAATCGGATTGGCAATTGTCATTCTCGCAGGAATTGTATGGGGGTGGTCTTCAACACGCAAGGCGCGTGATTCAAATGCCAGCCTGAAAAAGGCGCTTTCCGACTCTTTGAAGAAAAGAGGACGAACACTGGCCCCTTTTGCCGGTATTGTGCTGCTCCTTGTCATACTCGTGCCAATTGCCGGCCTGGAGGGAAAGACAGCGGCAATGGTCAGCACTCTTTTGAGCATTCTTTTGATTCTTCTGGCTGGCTGGACAGGGACAATGGTCGTGTACCTGCTTTCCGACATGACCGAATGCCGATACGACACCTCCGTAAAAGACAACCTGGAAGCTCGACAAGTCCGAACCAAGGTCAAGGTTCTCCAAAGAATCATCGTCATTCTCATTTGGCTGTTGACCACCGCTTGCATATTGATGCTTTTTGATCAATTCAAGATGCTTGGAGGCACCTTGCTGGCCTCAGCCGGTGTTGCCAGCCTCGTGTTGGGATTTTCCGCCCAAAAAACCCTTGGAGCAATGGTCGCCGGGTTGCAGGTCGCCCTTTCGCATCCGATCAATCTGGATGATGTGGTCATCGTTGAGGGGGAATGGGGACGGATAGAGGAAATAACCTTCACCTATGTGGTGGTAAAGACATGGGATCTTAGAAGGCTCATCGTCCCGATAACCTATTTTCTAGAGACACCGTTTCAAAATTGGACCAAGAAAAATGCCGACATAATCGGGTCTGTTTTTATCCACGCAGACTACACGGTTCAGCTGGAGCCTTTGCGTGAAGAGCTCAACCGCCTCTGCATCCAGGCAAAACCCCTGTGGGATGGCAAGACCTGCGTCCTTCAGGTGACTGACGCCGGGCCTGAAACGCTCACCCTGCGTGCGATAGTCAGCTCCCCTGACGCCTCGTCCGCTTGGGATTTGCGCTGCCTGCTTCGGGAGGCCCTTGTCGAATACATGCGGACACAGTATCCGGAATGGTTGCCCAAACGTCGAATATCCATACCGGAAGAACGTGAACAAATTACCGGTCGCAAAAGCGAGTAA
- a CDS encoding methyl-accepting chemotaxis protein — protein sequence MLRKITIKVRILLLICSIVVFTIGFTLAFLNGVSKVKDIGVERSTTAMLEGEKRKIHVATQAMADSIAEAIADIPDLDTKITVIRKLVDTIRFEDDNSGYFFVYDKTVNIALPPNHSLQGKDLGHLKDPNGVQLVVELNKLAHNGGGFLTYIWPKPDKGDQPKLSYATLIPGTDMWIGTGVYLDNVENDKQTIMADIDNLVSTFIWSIGGVILGIFLLVILPFCLLIVRSIIQPLNEAVELADQVASGDLTQDISTEYKDEPGKLTASLAEMVHRLRHAVGQAKYGADQVASGSTEVTSSAQTLADGANRQAASVEQVSAAMEEMIGQISKNTENATQTERMANQTAQDAQRGGDTVMEAVNSIKHIADKISIIEEIARQTNLLALNAAIEAARAGEAGKGFAVVAAEVRKLAERSGIAAAEIGDLSSSTLAKADEAGAMLTKMVPDIRKTADLVQEISAASSEQNAGAHEINKAIQELDNVIQQNAAASEELAATAREFTDQATQLQQGMQYFNIGSQGAPLVRTTRVPRTAPAAKTPVAKLPSASTAKQPPRATPASDESGFSLDMDSDADGDFERF from the coding sequence ATGCTCAGAAAAATCACAATCAAAGTCCGCATCCTGCTCCTCATATGCAGCATCGTGGTCTTTACCATAGGATTCACCCTCGCCTTCCTCAACGGAGTAAGCAAGGTCAAGGATATCGGCGTGGAACGTTCCACTACCGCCATGCTCGAAGGAGAGAAACGAAAGATCCACGTGGCCACCCAGGCCATGGCCGACAGCATAGCCGAAGCCATTGCCGACATCCCGGACCTTGACACCAAGATCACAGTCATCCGCAAGCTGGTGGACACAATCCGCTTCGAAGACGACAATTCCGGATACTTCTTCGTGTATGACAAGACAGTGAACATCGCCCTGCCGCCCAACCACTCCCTGCAAGGGAAGGACCTGGGCCATCTCAAGGATCCCAACGGCGTGCAACTGGTCGTCGAACTGAACAAACTGGCCCACAACGGCGGTGGCTTCCTTACCTATATCTGGCCCAAGCCGGACAAGGGCGACCAGCCCAAGCTCTCGTACGCCACGCTCATTCCGGGCACGGACATGTGGATCGGCACCGGGGTCTACCTGGATAATGTCGAAAACGACAAGCAGACCATCATGGCCGACATAGACAATCTGGTCTCAACCTTTATCTGGAGCATCGGCGGCGTCATCCTGGGCATATTCCTCCTCGTCATCCTGCCGTTCTGCCTGCTCATAGTCCGTTCCATCATCCAGCCTCTCAACGAGGCGGTCGAACTGGCCGACCAGGTGGCTTCCGGCGATCTGACACAAGACATCTCCACGGAATACAAGGATGAACCAGGCAAATTGACTGCGTCACTGGCCGAGATGGTGCACAGGCTGCGCCATGCAGTGGGGCAGGCCAAGTATGGCGCCGATCAGGTCGCCTCGGGCAGCACAGAAGTGACCAGTTCCGCACAGACGCTGGCCGACGGCGCAAACCGCCAGGCCGCCTCGGTGGAACAGGTCTCCGCAGCCATGGAGGAGATGATCGGGCAGATCAGCAAGAATACGGAAAACGCCACCCAGACCGAACGCATGGCCAACCAGACTGCCCAGGACGCGCAACGGGGCGGCGACACAGTCATGGAAGCCGTCAATTCCATCAAGCATATCGCTGATAAAATCTCCATAATCGAAGAAATCGCCCGCCAAACCAACCTGCTGGCCCTGAATGCGGCCATTGAAGCAGCCAGGGCCGGTGAAGCAGGCAAGGGATTTGCCGTGGTCGCGGCCGAAGTACGCAAACTGGCCGAACGAAGCGGAATCGCTGCCGCAGAAATCGGTGACCTTTCTTCAAGCACCCTGGCCAAGGCCGACGAGGCCGGAGCAATGCTGACCAAGATGGTTCCCGACATCCGCAAGACTGCGGACCTGGTACAGGAAATCTCCGCCGCCAGTTCCGAGCAGAACGCAGGCGCCCATGAAATCAACAAGGCCATCCAGGAATTGGATAATGTCATTCAACAGAATGCCGCCGCTTCCGAAGAGCTGGCCGCCACGGCCAGGGAGTTCACGGATCAGGCGACCCAATTGCAGCAGGGCATGCAGTATTTCAACATCGGCTCCCAGGGAGCGCCCCTGGTCAGAACCACACGCGTCCCCCGCACTGCACCAGCCGCAAAGACACCTGTTGCGAAATTGCCATCCGCATCCACAGCAAAGCAGCCCCCAAGAGCGACGCCCGCCTCGGACGAATCAGGTTTCTCGCTGGACATGGACTCGGACGCAGACGGGGACTTCGAGCGGTTCTAG
- the tpx gene encoding thiol peroxidase produces MTERTGIITFQGNPLTLMGPEIKVGDNAPEFTVSANDLSPVTLADYTGKVLIIAAVPSLDTPVCDTETRRFNVEAAALGDDVKILTVSMDLPFAQARWCGAAGIEAVQTLSDHAGASFGENWGTLIKELRLLTRAVFVVGKDGKVEYVEYLKEITEEPDYEAALKAARKLVG; encoded by the coding sequence ATGACTGAAAGAACTGGAATAATCACTTTTCAAGGCAACCCTCTGACCTTGATGGGACCTGAGATCAAAGTCGGGGACAACGCTCCTGAGTTCACCGTTTCCGCCAACGATTTATCGCCCGTCACCCTGGCCGATTATACCGGCAAGGTGCTCATCATCGCGGCTGTGCCGTCCCTGGACACGCCGGTATGCGACACGGAGACCCGTCGATTCAACGTCGAAGCCGCTGCCCTTGGCGATGACGTGAAGATCCTGACAGTGAGCATGGATCTGCCTTTCGCGCAGGCGCGTTGGTGCGGAGCCGCCGGAATCGAAGCCGTGCAGACCCTGTCCGATCATGCCGGAGCCTCTTTCGGTGAAAACTGGGGGACGCTCATCAAGGAACTCCGCCTTTTGACCCGCGCGGTGTTCGTCGTCGGCAAAGACGGCAAGGTTGAGTACGTAGAATATCTGAAGGAAATAACCGAAGAGCCTGATTACGAAGCAGCCCTCAAAGCAGCCCGAAAACTCGTCGGTTAA